Part of the Sodalinema gerasimenkoae IPPAS B-353 genome is shown below.
CATATCCTTGATGAAGTGGTCGCGGCGGATTTTATGGGAGTAGTTAATCACGCCGATGGTTTTGTTCCCTTCCCGTCGCATGGAACCCGATTCACTATTATCGCCTTCCCATAGCTCAATCAGATGTTGACACACTTCTGGAGAGAGAACGCGAGGAATCAGTAACACAGGGGCCTGTTGACCGATTTCGCGCGGTTCTTCCTGGGGAAGTTGGGAGATATCTTCAAAAATCGAGGCGATCGCTTGTTGTGGTTCCCCTAGACTGTAGATCCCCATGATTTTGAGGTTGCGATCTAGGAGAAAGGCAGTACGGCTATAAATGGCATAGGGAGCCTGATTAGGGTCTTCGCTCTCTTCGTTGTAGAACACCCCATATTTGCGGCTGGTTTGACCACTGGCATCGCTGAGGACGGGAAAGGTGAGCTGTTCACTGTCTCGGAACTGTTGCCGCTTGTCGGGGGCATCTAAACTAATACTCAAGACGTGAACATTGAGAGCTTCAAATTGCGCCATGGCCGCCTGAACCTGACGGGCAACCTCTTGACAGTTGGGGTTACTATCGTTGGCGTAGAATAGCAAGACGATGGGCTGGCCAACGCGATCAGCGATAATAACTGGCTCTCCATCAGGGGTGGGGAGACCTAATAGGGGGGCGGGATCGCCAACACTCAGGGTTCGAGTTTGAAACGCCATCTTTACTAAACCGGGTAAAAAATGATTGCCAGTTCAGGGGATCACGACACCTGAATGGCTGAGTCAATCAGACGTCCTATCTGCTTGGAAGTTCCTTCAAAAAACTTCACTATCAGACCCCATCATGAGACCGGACTTAAGAGGGACGTATTCTAGTTTTATACCATTTTTCAGGGTTGGATTAGATGTTTTTGGGACTTGCGATATTTCTTAAGTTGTC
Proteins encoded:
- a CDS encoding redoxin domain-containing protein, which encodes MAFQTRTLSVGDPAPLLGLPTPDGEPVIIADRVGQPIVLLFYANDSNPNCQEVARQVQAAMAQFEALNVHVLSISLDAPDKRQQFRDSEQLTFPVLSDASGQTSRKYGVFYNEESEDPNQAPYAIYSRTAFLLDRNLKIMGIYSLGEPQQAIASIFEDISQLPQEEPREIGQQAPVLLIPRVLSPEVCQHLIELWEGDNSESGSMRREGNKTIGVINYSHKIRRDHFIKDMNLLRYLDGVMRRRVFTEVKKAFSFEVTRREDYRIGGYDSSRGGYFRPHRDNTTGGTAHRRFAMSLNLNTGEYEGGYLRFPEYGGHLYRPGLGSAVIFSCSLMHEATDVIAGRRFGLFSFLYGDKEAQQRQEYELQAQNNYQNMVRISQDVPEVKNPFATVVPPTQVSSNL